One region of Pseudoalteromonas galatheae genomic DNA includes:
- a CDS encoding DUF4136 domain-containing protein, whose translation MFKNIVIATLVLMLAACAKTPDWDYDKSVQFANYKTYAWSPEADLKNNGREYQVNDLMEKRIRSAIQNEMSKQGFTLTDPQSADLLVNYHASVDTKIESDSLHTTYGARWNYWGIGWQTQTTTREYEVGTLVLDMIDKASNQLVWRGAKEGRLRSNQSPEQRTASINKTISELLANFPPQPQH comes from the coding sequence ATGTTTAAGAATATTGTTATCGCCACTTTGGTGCTGATGTTAGCGGCCTGCGCCAAAACCCCTGATTGGGATTATGATAAGTCTGTACAATTCGCTAACTACAAAACCTATGCTTGGTCACCCGAAGCGGACCTAAAAAATAATGGTCGTGAATACCAAGTCAATGACTTAATGGAAAAGCGGATCCGCAGTGCAATTCAAAACGAAATGAGCAAACAAGGTTTCACCCTCACCGATCCGCAATCGGCTGACTTACTGGTTAACTATCACGCATCAGTTGATACAAAAATTGAATCTGACTCGCTTCACACCACGTATGGCGCGCGTTGGAATTACTGGGGTATTGGCTGGCAAACACAGACCACAACACGTGAATATGAAGTAGGTACGCTAGTACTCGATATGATAGACAAAGCATCTAATCAGCTAGTTTGGCGCGGTGCAAAAGAAGGCCGCTTGCGTAGCAACCAATCACCTGAGCAAAGAACAGCATCAATTAACAAAACCATTTCAGAGTTGCTGGCTAACTTCCCACCACAGCCACAACATTAA
- a CDS encoding ATP-dependent nuclease: MEFPTNIQVNINVSSLSGVEAKEISVHSGITTLLGPNGSGKTQLMRALKQAISPHSSAKKVRYISAGRLGPLETYRSNYDGQRGGRIRFDDAQYGNKMSLNYRHENETVLGDFGTLSERPDILIKIQERLKKLFKRNIFIEWDGGHLRVNFTRVDSDTNNYSSSREASGLLHLTAILAAIYDDEVGAVLIDEPEVSLHPQLQSFLLQEIKKVAGNPEEDGKKLVVLSTHSTEFVELNSVDELASIVFCNDVFTAPIQIDPQLPEFRSRKIQALLSRIGQEHKLALFCHSPLLVEGPSDQIMCSSISRKMSLNTEAAGSQILPVTGKGQFPVVIKLMRLIGKNPVMMGDADALTDNLDIISSFTSLPQANSIASEMGHRDAPTFSRNVYNDFSNLVDSNWSDIEPFASLHSYWVHRDLERDEIIAKRRAAFCWLMGAEQPQLNDVTNSQDWSSIKTRLLMLLGMLEKLGCFILRLGTIESYYQYSDQLTADEKPNAASHEATSILSMETSAIENSYGDIVRAIRYASNAEEINEAEAIREIVLAITTPALAMISPSTTEAELKSSSRNMFGAKSDLFNLSTKIENNEIYLVVELNTNILEVEGFPLEIRKGDNPIDEVNRRLNLT, translated from the coding sequence AAGCAAAGGAAATCTCGGTACATAGTGGTATTACCACTCTCTTAGGTCCGAACGGCTCAGGTAAAACTCAACTAATGAGAGCATTGAAACAAGCCATTAGTCCTCATTCTAGCGCGAAAAAGGTTAGATATATTTCAGCAGGAAGGTTAGGCCCACTTGAGACTTATCGCTCCAACTATGACGGACAAAGGGGTGGCCGTATTCGATTTGATGATGCCCAATACGGTAATAAAATGTCATTAAACTATCGTCACGAAAATGAAACTGTCTTGGGTGACTTTGGAACCCTTTCCGAAAGACCTGATATTTTAATTAAGATTCAGGAACGTCTTAAAAAGCTATTTAAAAGAAACATCTTTATTGAGTGGGATGGTGGGCACCTAAGAGTTAACTTTACTAGAGTTGATTCTGATACAAATAACTATTCCTCCTCAAGAGAAGCAAGTGGGTTACTGCATCTGACAGCTATCTTGGCAGCGATATATGATGATGAGGTTGGCGCAGTCTTAATCGATGAGCCAGAAGTTTCATTACACCCTCAGTTGCAGTCATTTCTATTGCAGGAAATAAAGAAGGTTGCAGGAAACCCAGAGGAAGATGGTAAGAAGTTAGTTGTTCTATCTACTCATTCGACCGAGTTTGTTGAGTTAAATTCAGTTGACGAATTGGCATCAATCGTATTTTGCAACGATGTATTTACAGCTCCGATACAAATTGACCCACAGCTTCCAGAATTTAGGAGTAGAAAGATACAGGCATTGCTTTCAAGAATCGGGCAAGAACATAAATTAGCACTTTTCTGTCATTCGCCATTATTGGTTGAGGGCCCTAGTGATCAAATTATGTGTTCGTCAATTAGTAGAAAGATGTCATTAAATACTGAAGCCGCTGGATCCCAGATACTGCCAGTCACAGGTAAGGGGCAATTTCCTGTAGTAATCAAGTTGATGCGCCTAATTGGTAAGAACCCGGTAATGATGGGAGATGCAGATGCTCTAACTGATAATTTAGATATTATCAGCTCGTTTACTTCTTTGCCTCAGGCAAATTCAATTGCGTCAGAAATGGGGCACCGGGACGCACCTACGTTTTCTAGAAATGTATACAATGATTTTTCTAATTTAGTAGATTCAAACTGGAGTGATATTGAGCCATTTGCTTCTTTACATTCCTATTGGGTCCATCGAGATCTGGAACGAGATGAAATAATTGCAAAAAGAAGAGCTGCTTTTTGCTGGCTTATGGGGGCAGAGCAGCCTCAATTAAATGATGTAACTAATAGCCAAGACTGGTCTTCGATTAAAACGAGACTGTTAATGCTTCTAGGAATGCTGGAGAAACTAGGCTGCTTTATTTTGAGGCTTGGAACGATAGAGTCTTACTATCAATATTCAGACCAATTAACAGCAGATGAAAAGCCAAATGCAGCCTCCCATGAAGCCACGTCAATTCTGTCAATGGAGACTAGTGCTATAGAAAATAGTTATGGTGATATAGTTAGAGCAATCAGGTATGCATCTAATGCAGAGGAAATAAATGAAGCTGAAGCAATTAGAGAAATTGTATTGGCGATCACAACTCCAGCTCTCGCCATGATCTCCCCATCAACGACTGAGGCTGAATTAAAGTCGTCAAGCAGAAATATGTTTGGAGCAAAGTCTGATTTATTTAATCTTTCAACAAAAATTGAGAATAATGAAATTTATTTGGTCGTTGAACTGAATACAAACATTCTTGAGGTAGAGGGGTTCCCCTTAGAAATAAGGAAGGGTGACAACCCAATTGATGAAGTTAACAGGCGACTAAATCTTACATAG